The Carassius auratus strain Wakin chromosome 30, ASM336829v1, whole genome shotgun sequence region AACTGGAGTGCCAGACTTATCAGATGTGGTCCCCTCAGATATGGACATTTTGCTGTCCTCTTTAAATGCTGTGAAAGGATTTGTATCAGAAAGGCTCTCTACATTAGTCGGTGGTAAAGACGTAGCAGATGTGACTGAAGAACTGTCATCAGTTGCTAACTTTTTATCATTATTGTCAGTCTGGCTTGGGGTCTTGTGGTCAAGCTCAACATTGGTTGATAAATGTGCTTCATAACTCGGTGATTGCTTCTTACCCATTGGCAACACAGGCACTGCTTCATCAATAGGACTAGCCTCTTTGGGAAAGTATTCCTTGTCACTTGTGATGTCAACAATAACAGGACCCTGGGACTCAGGTGTTTTGTCCAGTGGTAGAGTGCCAGCTTTTTCCTCTACTGGGGATTGGTAGTAAGGTGTGTGACCTGAGGACTGAGGAGATAAAGGGCCCTCTAAGGTTTTCTCATCTGGACTGTAAGATTCCATTCCTTTTGACATCCCTGCCAGTGTGGTTCCCAGTTCAATTGGTGAAGATACACCTGTATGAACATGGTCAACATTCACATTTCGCTCACCAGAAGGTGACCTGACAAAAGGCAAAGTTGTGCTGGTAGCACTGAGCCTGATTGAATCAAAAGAGAATGTGTCTTTAGCTAAAAACTCTTTGGCAGATTTGTCTTCTTCCAGTGAAGACGGTGGTGAAATGGTGGAAGCTGATGCATGATAGTCATGCCCCTCAGTGGCATCACTCTTGGAGTGATCTATTTCAGGGAGGTCTTGAAGAGGTGAAAGGGTCTTTCTCTCATTATCTGTATTCATACCGTACCTGACAAAATCTTGGGAAGGAGATTCACTTTCATCATTGGTTGTCTCATCACTCATTACATCTCTTGGAGTAGACATTTCATCCATAGGTGTTGGAACACTTGAGATCTCAATTGTAGATTGAGTATGTCCAGATGTTGTGTATTCTTCTGGAGGCTCATCTCGATTTTCATCATCAGAGGCGCCCTCACTTTCCAAACCTGCTGGTAGTGTTTCATCATGAATAGAAACAGCAGGTGATGCCGGTTCAGAGATCTTTGGTGGTGTGGTTACATCAAGACTCTGCAACTCAGTTTCTTTGTCGTGTTTATATTGTGGTTCTTCTGCACCGTAATCTGATCCTTCCTTGGTTTCTTGCTCTTCTTGCTCTACATCATCTTTTAACTTAGATATTGCTTTGTCTTGCTCATCCACTTCCTCTGTATCTCCCTTTTCTTCATAATCTCCTATCTCAGATGATTCTTCCAAACCTGTTCCTTCATCTTCAAATTTTTCACTGATACCATTGCTTTTTTGATTGGGTTCTAGATCCCCTGGAGTACCACCGCATTCCTCATCAGCTTCTGTGGTTGCTATTCCTTCATCCAGTGACTCTGCTGCTTCTGGAGACTCTTTGCAAGGAGTTATTTCTTCATGCTTAATCAACTTTCCTTGATCAGAATCATCTATTTTGGTCTGTAATAGGGTCTCATCAACTTCAGCAGTCTCCTCTGCTTTCAGAGCCTCAAAGTCTTTAGTGAGGTCTTCTGGAGAAGACATCAGTGACCTCTCTGCCTCAAGAACATCTGTTACACTGGCTTCAACAGCAGGTTCTTCAGCAGTAGCACTTGAGATGGAAGGTGCTTCCACTGGTTCACCAGCATCTTTTTTAGTGGGCTTGGATTTAGCCTTCTCTTTGGATTTTGCAGGACTACCAGGGCCCTTGCCTCGTGCTGCAACCTTTGGTTTAGGTGCAGGTTTTTTCACCTCAGGAGTGATAGGTGCATTCTTTTTCAAGCCACCGATTTTTCTAAAATCTTTTTTAGGTTCTTTTTCATCTttctgagtttctttcttttcatccTTTCTGCTCTCCTTTATTAGGGAATCTTTCTTAATAACTCGTCTTTTAATTTCCTTCTTTACCTCTTCTTTTTTGGCCTTTTCTTCTTTCTTGGCTGTGGGTTTTTCAGCCTCACTTTTTTCCACggatttctttgtttctttctttattgtttttggtttaaggtCAACTGTCTTTTTCTCTGGTGTGTCGACTTTGGGTGTTTGCTCAATCTTGCTTTTACTGTCCTTGTCTCCTGTTTTCACTTTTTTCacaagtgttttttctttcttctctatTTTTTGTGCCGGCTCCAGGGTTTTCACAGAGTCAGTTTTACTGAGGGTTTTTAGTTTTTCAGGGGATTCTTCTTTGGACTCTTTATGGAGATTTTTGCTTGGGGATGGCTTTGATGTGGACTTCAGGCTCTCTTTACTATCTGTCTTATGTTTCATCTTTGCTTGTTTCAGCGTTGGTGTGAAATCTGAATTAAGCTCCTTTTGGGTGATCACAGGATGTTTGAGGAAGTCTAAGTGTTTAAGTTTCTCTAGGCCATCGAGAATATTATTCTGAGTGGAATTGCCTGGAAAGAGAACACGGATGATTTTTTCTGATGGGTTAGCAGGATGCCACACAATCAGTGATGAGATAGAAGACAAATATGAGATTGGGAGCTCTGATTCTTTTCCATTTGGCAACAAGATGGGGGCTCTGTCTTTAACACTACCAGTCCATTCTTTCAGGAAGTACTGCAGTTCCTTGCTATTCTCTGCTGGGTTAAGAacaaacatttcaagctttccgACGCCCATTTTCTGGAAAAGTATAATTGGTTCTACTGTATTCCCAATATTCCTATGCAGAGGTTCAGGCTTTAAAGACAGCTTGTTTAGGTACTCCAGTGTGAGAGATGCCTCCTCAGCATTTTTCCTAATCTTGTAGCTGGGTTCAGGGTTTCCTATGTTCTGAGGCATGTTGACAAACATAACTCCAATATCAGGTGAAATCATATTCTTTGTCCAGTCACTGTTAGTTGTGGATCCCTGAGACTGCTCCTCCTCAAGTTCTGCTATTTTGCGCCGCAACATGCTATTGATACCAGGAAGGTTGTCATCTCCAATGTGTGTGAGGAGAACAGAATCCACTCTGTCCAGATGTCGTACCAGCTTCCAAAAACATGACTTTCTATCGGATCCACCATTAATCAGCATGTTAAAGCCATTAACCGCAAACAGTGCTGAATCACCCCGTCCACCAGGGAAAATATAACAGCATGGTTTGGATAATTTTAAGAACCCTCCTGAAGTTGGGGGTTCAAGCATGTCAAAAGGAGATGGGATTTCTACAGATTCTGACAGGTACTCTGTGAATTCAGAAAGACCTTCCATTTCTGGAAGGATGGTTGGGGAGTTTAGCTTCATATGGATGAAGTCCTGCAAGTTATGTTTGTCTAGGTTCGAATTTTTCCAGTCACCATGTTCCGGACAGAAAAGAGTTAAACTGGCTTTATTGGCTGGATGTATGGTACTTAGAAGCTCTCCAATCTGTAAGTCAAATGAATTGAAACATTTCACCCTACAAGTTTACTTGAATTTGGATTACCATGAAGAACTCTACTGTGCATGGTGAGTTTTAGCATTTGCTGGCTGTTTGAGAATCTCTTTTTTTTAAGCACTGGTAAATATAACAAACCAAAGCAAAAGCTGACAATCACTCACCTCTTGATCTGTAAAAATGTCAATGAAATTGAAGAGAGAAAAGGAGCCTGACTGGAGAATCAGCTCTCCTGTATTTTCAAAACACTGTCCTGCCAGGACAAGCAGCTTATGGTGGGCTGTGTCTGAGACCATCAAACGTACCTGAGTTTAGACATaaagtgtataaaatattataatattcattaaacattGATATGACTTTAATTGATGATGGCTTGCATTTGTTGGAACAAAACCAACACAGCATGTGAAGGTTATCctaaattattttcatgtaatttttgaATTACCCAGCATACAGAAGTACATCTGTTTCTATAAGCTCTTCTATAAGCTTAAGTATTACTGAATTGTATTACTTTGGCTTTCTGTcccttttcctctctctttcttgttCGCTATCAGGGCCAGTTTTTTCCAGTTTGTTGCCATTGACTATTCTGGGCGGTCTGCCAGGGCCAGACCTGCAGTGCTCTATCATATTATTAATGCAGAGTCAAACTGCAGTCAAAGTCAGCAGTCAGCGTGTTGTGCGTTGTGAGTTTGtctgtttgtaatgtttattctTATCCTCACATATTTGTTTCTGTATTAACCAGACAACAAAAATAGTAGTAAAAGTATGTTTAAATGGCAGACATCtagatatatttattaaaatatagaaaGAGGGTGCTTACCTCTGTGCTAACAGCTTCATCTGAAGGGTTGATGAGCACTACTGTCTCCAACACATTACTTTTGTGATGCAGAATCTTTTGTCCTGCAAATAAAATAACACGTTACTAATGTTCAGTGTGATGTGCACAAACTGCGCATGGGGATCTTCAAATGCTTTGGTTTGTATTTGTACACTGGATTCGACAAATGTTATGAATGCaccaatatatataaagaattgtCTACACTTAACACAAAACAAATGCTGCTGCTTAAGGAACCACAAGGGCAGAGACAGAACTAGTTTTGGTAAGTTTATTTGGTCTGTAATTTTACTGCAGACCAGTCATCCTTTTCACTGGTATTCTTTCAGCTCCTTTTGTTATGCATATTTGccttattgtgttttaaattttcatttaaaatggttATGATGGTCAGGGGGTTGTTTTTCTATGTGACATCTGTCTCACTTAATTACATAGTGTGTACTCATGCACCTACTCTCCCCTTCTCTTCATAATTTATCTATACGCTCTATTGACACAGATATCCAATTAACCTCTGCCCTCCTTCAGCAACTTGACATCCTTTCTTGTTCAATCACCTCATGGGTGGAACATGAAAAAGCTTCTAGTATTCCACTGTGTGTTCCTATTTTCTGCTAATGGAGAACTTTTTTCTGTACATCCTCTCCACACAGCTCCTTTGACTAGGTGACTATACTGACAATGTATTTCTGCCTTTGACTTTTCAATATCTTTTTTCTCATCCCCTGCCCAAATGACTCTAGATAAAGTCAAGTGAAAATCTCCCAGTCTCTCTCTGGGTGAATCAATCCTATTATAAATTTATCAAGCTGTCCAGAAGCAGTGAAGCTGTAAGCTTGCCGAAATCAATCAGCTCTGTCACTGCCGGTACTAGAGTGTTTGCTATTACTGCAGAGTCTATGAGCCCCTTCTGTAACATCAGCCTCATCACTCATTCAGCAATTGTTGTTCATAGTCTCATAATCCCCCCTTTGAGGTTGTTTGCAATGGATCAAGGACCACGCGCTCCATAGGTGCTGAGAATTGCTTGAAGAATAAGACCTTAGTTATCAAAAATGTTAAGGTCTAAATCTAAAACACAAGAGGAAACGCACAATTTTTCCATTTGCACGAAACCGTGCACAACCTCTTACATGCCTGGTCACATCACAGACAAAATTAGTTGTAAAAACGCTTTGTAGATAAATTACATGCTTTGGTGCACAAGGGAGTTTAGATTGCAGATATCTGGTCTCATTCACTAAAGTGTGTAAAACCGGCATGCAAACTTTCTCAAACAGATTTCATGGTTCATATGAGTTTGAACTGCAAACTCCAAATCCCATCCTGTATTTGACAGGGTGTATTATTCTAATTACTAACTGCAGCCACATTCACGCTAATCTGAATTCAGTGACATTGACAAAACTGCATATGCATTTGGAAATTTTGCATGAGAACCTTTGTTGGGAAAAAGGCACAGCTGTATGCAATTATTATTAGTGAATGTGAACCTCAGAGAGGTCtataaaaacatctttattgtATTTCTTTCATCATCCTAGTACATATATGTTTGTAGGTTCTGTGTGGGTTTTAAAAACTGTTCTCCTTATTAGGACAGAATATGTTTGTTtgagtctgtatgtgtgtgtgcataaatcCAGGTGGCTCTCTCATGCAGTGTAAGTAATTACAGTGTGTTTCCCACCTGCTGAGTCATCATTAACACTCCGAATTCATACCTTTCCGAATTCTCTCATCTCACCATTTTCACTGTACCTGTATCTGTTACTTCTATTATTTTCCCTGCATTCTTTTGCTTTTTCCGACAGCTCtccacaaaatatttattatattatacatgcaTTACATTTCAGAGAAATACTGTAGACCAACCAGTGCAACAACCATTGAATGTGTGATGTTTTTCCTAAGGGTAGTGACTAATTAGTGTTAAaagtgtttcattttaatttcatgtgc contains the following coding sequences:
- the LOC113049537 gene encoding microtubule-associated protein 1B-like → MRGEAAAVPHHYDTQSGDIKAWATPSAPAARLQTAAHFRLPDRERVSERMATLVDSVDPPAPFGGVSSIKNTASPTASTHHFDEGKYYLLVVIGELVTDEHLKCAIADIEKGIRSWDTNLIACNLDLELKLFVSRHSARFSADVRGQKILHHKSNVLETVVLINPSDEAVSTEVRLMVSDTAHHKLLVLAGQCFENTGELILQSGSFSLFNFIDIFTDQEIGELLSTIHPANKASLTLFCPEHGDWKNSNLDKHNLQDFIHMKLNSPTILPEMEGLSEFTEYLSESVEIPSPFDMLEPPTSGGFLKLSKPCCYIFPGGRGDSALFAVNGFNMLINGGSDRKSCFWKLVRHLDRVDSVLLTHIGDDNLPGINSMLRRKIAELEEEQSQGSTTNSDWTKNMISPDIGVMFVNMPQNIGNPEPSYKIRKNAEEASLTLEYLNKLSLKPEPLHRNIGNTVEPIILFQKMGVGKLEMFVLNPAENSKELQYFLKEWTGSVKDRAPILLPNGKESELPISYLSSISSLIVWHPANPSEKIIRVLFPGNSTQNNILDGLEKLKHLDFLKHPVITQKELNSDFTPTLKQAKMKHKTDSKESLKSTSKPSPSKNLHKESKEESPEKLKTLSKTDSVKTLEPAQKIEKKEKTLVKKVKTGDKDSKSKIEQTPKVDTPEKKTVDLKPKTIKKETKKSVEKSEAEKPTAKKEEKAKKEEVKKEIKRRVIKKDSLIKESRKDEKKETQKDEKEPKKDFRKIGGLKKNAPITPEVKKPAPKPKVAARGKGPGSPAKSKEKAKSKPTKKDAGEPVEAPSISSATAEEPAVEASVTDVLEAERSLMSSPEDLTKDFEALKAEETAEVDETLLQTKIDDSDQGKLIKHEEITPCKESPEAAESLDEGIATTEADEECGGTPGDLEPNQKSNGISEKFEDEGTGLEESSEIGDYEEKGDTEEVDEQDKAISKLKDDVEQEEQETKEGSDYGAEEPQYKHDKETELQSLDVTTPPKISEPASPAVSIHDETLPAGLESEGASDDENRDEPPEEYTTSGHTQSTIEISSVPTPMDEMSTPRDVMSDETTNDESESPSQDFVRYGMNTDNERKTLSPLQDLPEIDHSKSDATEGHDYHASASTISPPSSLEEDKSAKEFLAKDTFSFDSIRLSATSTTLPFVRSPSGERNVNVDHVHTGVSSPIELGTTLAGMSKGMESYSPDEKTLEGPLSPQSSGHTPYYQSPVEEKAGTLPLDKTPESQGPVIVDITSDKEYFPKEASPIDEAVPVLPMGKKQSPSYEAHLSTNVELDHKTPSQTDNNDKKLATDDSSSVTSATSLPPTNVESLSDTNPFTAFKEDSKMSISEGTTSDKSGTPVDEVVAEDTFSHIASASTASLATSSLPEPTTDDVSPSLHAEVGSPHSTEVDDSLSVSVVQTPTAMQEAEVSPSKEDSPRPMSISPDVSPKTAKLRMPQQETECPEQSLSVECGQESPEHSFALDFSKQSPDHPSLGGMQRTATENGPTEVDYSPSDGTRVIREQHRPGEDGEKAMLFKDSDSTQAASVSPSDASQSTPSVTTPSQIGEPKEDSPNLENFSESVTPKQSPHNHSPLSSDSSLVLGGPSTSHEVTDKDKPSPSSFYKEIGMDEIEERQNLEKTPPQTGSPSSPTVLSCFSPKSEELKLGLETNPFTDSKSPTSPKKTSPAQHSPSSNQTDIQEKFSSSSSSYTYSCQYGESTQICDGGSIGPDTTKTSPSQPQAVVDLCLVTSCEYRHPKTELSPSFINPSPLEYFMNEEHPLEEEKPLAKSGGGPPPSGGKQQSKQCEETPPTSVSESVPSQTDSDVPPGTEECPSITAEANIDSEDDSETLPTDRTITYRHADPPPVMPRDPAPAPPHPDACMVDPEVLKAEEASQKDERGKPKKNISSKTKPSANKSLSKTSAIKDSKVSSPKKTTEDKDAKNATNTSASRGVKSSTSGSTKSSSGTSLPNCPPMYMDLVYIPNHCNAKNVDAEFFKRVRSSYYVVSGNDPTAQEPSKAVLDALLEGKSQWGNNVQVTLIPTHDTEVMREWYQETHEKQQDLNIMVLASSSTVVMQDESFPACKIEL